CCATGTCATCTCTTCACCTACATAGCCTCCAATTATGATTGCATCCTCAAAAAGAGAActcaattccaaaaaaattcaaaattcagaaaacttggaaattcaaaattccataGACCGACCAAACTACAATTATGATGGAATAAATTTTGTTGTGGATTAATGATAAAGCTATTGTAGTTTTATCTTTCATGTTTGAGGCCCACACTAAACCCTTGTAGGACCATAATGTAATTTAGCACCCTCTAAAACCTTAATAAGGTACTTAACTCATCATAACTTATTATTTGCAATACTTTGTAGCGTTTTTCGACACAATTAAAATTCTGAGGTTGATAAAAATCTTTCTTAACAAGTTTCTCTCCTCGCAAAACAAATCCCTGTTTTTGTGGACAGTCAAAATTATTGGAATGAAAAAAAGGTcacaagaattttaaaaagctcCACGACTCTGCTGGTTCACTTAATTAgcgaaaaacaagaaaaaatgctttaTCAGAAACACTCATTTCTTGGCGTAAGATGCTCTGGCAGGTCTCGGGACTGGGGGCAATCGATTCTGCGCCTCAAACTACACAGAATTTGACACAAATCTCAAAAAGTCGTTTCCTgcccaaaatcgagaaaaatcgacacagGTTATACACAGACTAAATTTTTCGGAGttaaaatcgaaagttcttTGATCAGGTTGCGATGAAGCTGGTCCAATTGGAAATGACCCACTGGGTGCGGTTTTCTGGTCTAAAATGCTCCACGAGTTCATTGGAGCTTCCAATTGACCGATGCTAAATCCGAATCCGCAGTTATCTGACATCTACATGATGAGCAATCCTTGCCAGATAGAACAAATGGCTTAAAAAGGCGTTTTTTCCCCAAGATAGCGGCTACGCATATGAGGAAGAAACCTGAGATTAGCTAATGTTTTCAATAGCTGACTTAATTAAGGAGCAAATGATGTGTATGTATGctagattttcttaaaaaaaaatcaaaggagaTACAACTTCAGATTCAGCGACCCAATAACACAGTTTAAGCAGCTGTGTGCCTAAAATTTCATCTAGCCCACTTTTTAGCTACGCCCGCACCATGCGCCTGGACTGTTTGTCCTAATATCTTGAGGCGAGACAATGATGCCATGATTACTGTTCCATGGCATGTGTCCATAATTCAATATTAAATATCGATGTTCATACCCAGAACTAGGGATAGTCATCAAGTTTTTCCCAAGATAACCCAGGCCAAGTGGGTAAAAACTTCAGCATCGACAGGGTGTTCCAGGCTGGGGTAAACATGCTggggaaaaatcagtactttttcagtacattcccaagaaactCAGTGCCCTCTTATCAGATAAATTCAGTACCTTTTAACTAGAAAAATTGAGTACtctttcagtacctccatttaacgaaattcgaaatatttcgaaaattggaaaatttcgcTCGAATTGCGATAAAAATGATGTAGACACAAAATTGCATTCATGGCTTGAAGATTGACTGACTACACCATCGCAATCTTGCAGGCAAATTCTACTCTGAGAATCAACACGCATGGGATTGCACTCTTTCCAGGCtgtaataaaaaaacacaagtggtgggaaggaaaaaattcctgacctttttgcggaatttctgcaTTTATTCAGTACTCCCAGACCACCCTTTTAAAATAAGTACTATTTCTAGACTTTCCGGACTAGTAGATACCCTGATTGGGGAATGTACGTAGTTGAAAATTTGGGACATCATGCTCATGTGTGAGAAACAGAAGAAAGAACAACAGGTTACGATCAAAAGAACCGTTTAATTAAAAACAAGAATGAGTCTAGATATAAAAAGTATCACGAAATTAATGTACAAAACACGGCTCAAATTGTGgagtaaaacatttttcttcttcctctttactTAGCAACAATTAAAATCAGAAAAGTGGAAAACTAAATTCTTTATACAGATGTACAAATGTACAGTAAATAATaaatagaaattaaaaaaaaaagaggagttctgaaaaagaaaaaatcttttaGCTACCAAATTTGACTCAATACTTTTCATTTAAACGCTAACAGTCGTGAAATAAACCAAGCAtaaaaagttttagaaaaatgacggggcaaaaaaagaaaataaaaaccattgacgatgagagaaaaaatttaggATTCTCCTTCAAACAATTATCTGACCACAAGTTCCTGTTGAATTTGTTGAAATTCACCGGTATTAGGGCATATGCAGCCTTCATTCTGGCTTCACTATTGCAATTATTGTGTTCCTACAAAAAGGCACTAATTCATTATCATCCTTTAATTCCTTGAAACAGATGTTGCTTCCTTTCGGCGCATGCTTTACTTCTATGAGAAAGTAGTACCTGGACAACAGAAAAATcaagatacaaaataaataatttgctcATACAGGAGTActtaattcttaaaaaaaggCCACCTAGTAAATAGCAAGCATTCGCAAATGCAACGAAAGTTACTCCAAATAACTCTTAGCCAAGATATCAACGTTTCccaatgcataaattcaaacttcttgctcacaaaaaaaaaaccatgatctACTTGAATTAAGTTGCACACTAAATGTTACTGTAGCAGTCTCTGCAGTTAGAAAATATAGCGTttttaatcttgacgcttcagCTCAGCTGTTTCACGTTTTTTACACTTTATAGATCACAGGCCAGAGAAGGAACACTCCTCAATGCAGAAGACTGCCAAAATTTTTGTAGTGTATAGTTTGTTTATTGCAACATATCGATgatgaaattgcagaaatccatatcgacggtgtgaggtggcaatcacatacctcggtttgcaatgtcgcaggcttcctgtcatattttattttttaaatgggaaactactcaacagcaactctttaaaactgccaaactaatttttcttctccgtgcaaagaaaattcggcaaaaacttcaaggaacttcaatttgttctcctttaaaaaaataacatagaggcagagattttcagacaccgcaaaccaGTTATGttattgctgacttacaccgtcgatatgttggtttccagcgttgcagacttcctgtcatacttatcTTTCTTCATTATTTCTTGGAGACTTCagtgatttctcttctctgagtgaagaatattctgtggagGTTTCAAACGGCGATGTAAGTTTggcttcctttgaaaaaataaaaaaggagctgaggttttgaaacatcgcaatcgaGAAACGCATTTTGGTAGTTTCAGCAATAAGATGTTGCCATTGACAagctcctttaaaattttttaaaatttccaaatgacaaacagactacattttgcagttgggaactacaatttctcgGTCCATTTAGAAATAATGTGTGGACCATTAGTATTTCTATGcacatgagtatttttttatggttgagccagaaattgtagttctgaattgcaaaatgaagtccttAAGTCTGTTAGGCTTAAGAGACTTATAAGCTAGGTTTACTACATAATGTAAAAAAGTAGGTGGCAGAGATATAGTACCTAAATATCAGGGTTTATTGTGAGCAATGCCTACACAGAAAATCAGGAATAGAAGAGGGTAAATTACAAAGTTCTTACCGGCATGATTCTTCAATGAGAGAAGCATAATTTTTAAAGTCTTTGAGGGATATTTCTTTGCCTGGTATGCCGTAACAAAACCATTCATCCGTGCCTGTTGTTCCACCGCAGTTGAAAAAATCGCACAAGACGACCATCGTATCGTTGCTTCGCGAAACAAATTCAGGAACATAATGCCTGGGGAAATGGAAAAATACATACAATTGGATGAAGACATGTTCAGAAGGTAACATGAAGTTTTTTCTCCACTGGTATAACATCTTTCATGGAACttaatattaattatttcattctcGAAGAGTAGATGTATTGTGGAATTTTTAGGAGATTGTTAAAACATGAGACTAAAAATTTTATCCAGAAAAAAAACCATACTTGAATAAATCTCAACGGGTTGAAAAAAACGGTACCTATATTTCCATAATGGGTGTACATTATGAGTACACTATTGAAAGCAGGCATCATCATTGAGCTGACGGACACTTGCGTTAGAgaagttggcagttgtttacttttgacTATCATAGGCAGTGGAGAAATTCAGCGATAGCTCCTCAAAGGAAggtattaattttttgtatcaGCGCACAACACTGTTGTCAAACTCGGTCAATCCTTGATTGCTATTGGACAGCAGCTGCGCAGTTGCTCCCAAAAGGAAAGTAAAGAGCTGCCAACTTATCTGttgcaagttttaaaaattttgcagtaattttttttaaaaaaaaaaaaaaaaaaaaatttaattgaagattTCATACATTATGGCAAGGACTGTAAGCTCGATAACTACATCTCTTGAATGGACTGAGGTGAGTAGAGAGGAACCATATTTTTCCGCTTGTATCAGCTACAATATATCTGCCAATGATTTTCCTGTGAAAACAGGTTCTTTCATAGAGGTGTCCATAGACTCAATTCTTTTCTGTTGAACTCCAGCTAAGTAGGAGAGGTCTCAAGAAACAATAACAGATGAGCCAAGTTGAGTAGAGAGGAACCAATTTTTTCGGCTCATTTCTGAAAAAGCACACtgtctgtcaatttttttattcaaataggTGTTAATGCAAACAGGTCTATATATTCGATCCTATTTTGTTAAATTCAGTTTAATGTCTTGTATCAGGTACAAAAAGCaatcaaaataatttggttGTATTCCTGAAAGTACCGTTATCTACACTTGTCTTCTAAATTGCTTTGAATGTATTGCTAACCTTCTATAGGATTGATCATATACAATAAGAAAGAGGAAGTCCATGTTTTCTTCAGTCAGATCCAGTTCTCCAAAACTGTGGACAAATTGACGTGTTTGAAGGCTATCCACACTCTGATTAGCAGATGGAACTCTAGGAACTTCATTCCTTCGACTTTCCGAAGTTTCTTCTTCTGTGGGGTACAATTTCATGATTGTGCTATAGACTCCTCCTGCAAGCAAATAAAATAAGTTGTGTAAACATCTCAACGAGGCATTAAAAACTGATTTAAGCGCAGTGTACCGCCTTTTCTCTATAATtgttcaagcaaaaaaaaaaaaaaaattattttctgaatgGTAAGTAGTTCTGGTAAGGTAATTCCAGAAAGAATTGCTCTTTTCATAATGATGGAAACTCTTGGAAGCATGGTCTTGGTTGTGGAAGTACATAGCGGCATGCATAATTTAGAGGAACTACAATTCATCATGAGTAAATGGTCCCGATAAGTACTATGTAATGAGTCTAGTTATGCCCATATTCTTCCTAGAGGAATCTTGGGAAAGAAGGTGCTGGAGCCGACGCTGTACAGAGAGGTTTCAAAATCGGGATCTACCTACAATATTTTACTTACCGTTATTCAGATCATTTTCCAATGCTCTGTTGAAATTTGGTGCATTAAAATCACTGCCTCCCGAGAGGACGAAGGAGGCCAATAATCTAAGTGTCATAAATAAGCAAGTTACATAGAGTTACCCATCTATTATCTTAAGAGTGGTAGATGAAATTAGTTGGTGGTAATTTCCTTAAACTTATAAAAGAGTCAGA
This window of the Bemisia tabaci chromosome 3, PGI_BMITA_v3 genome carries:
- the LOC109043288 gene encoding uncharacterized protein — protein: MKLYPTEEETSESRRNEVPRVPSANQSVDSLQTRQFVHSFGELDLTEENMDFLFLIVYDQSYRRHYVPEFVSRSNDTMVVLCDFFNCGGTTGTDEWFCYGIPGKEISLKDFKNYASLIEESCRYYFLIEVKHAPKGSNICFKELKDDNELVPFCRNTIIAIVKPE